The segment AATAAAGGTATTCAATTGTATATCAATGATATTTTATTCGAGCCAATTATTGGCTGGCGACTCCAGGATTCGATACCCAGTCAAAGGTCGTTATAAGAAAAATCAGGAAATTATTGAAAGAATAGTAGAATCGTTATGATATATCTAATCGCTATTAGTCACAGGTTAAAACTATCTGCAGATGATACGTGTTTGCTGTACGCGAAGAAGAAAAGTGAAGAGCATATTGCTTTGGACTGCTTACAAGTTGTAAGTCTTACAACTGATTTTTGCCAGAACAAGCTTCTTTTGTCGCAAAGACAAAATGTGTCCTCTTTAGGGGAAAGTGACGGAATGTATCAGAGTAAAGTAGGCTGTTTTTTTATATGCAGTTTATATGCGTCGTTAGTTGGTCGTAGCAACCTTTGAGTTAAATTGTAATCAAATAaacattgtattttatttaatttcaaaaaatcagattGCCAAATCTATTCTTACATTCAGCctcaattttcttctctcttcAATTCacttatgttattttttttacatgaatctGGGCGGACCTTCGGATTCATgcctttttttaacttaaaaaattgtatttttgaaaGAGATAAAGATATCTTCAGGATGAGCTCTGCTCTTTAGAAgtcacaaataaaatataatataatatataaataattttacataatttttcacaagtgAGAAATGATGCTGAATTcttaaatatatattgaacTTTGTAtttcccattttttaaaaaaatttacacaaaattgaacatttttgactcaaaatttgaaacaaataaaagaaatacttcaattctaaaaaaaaaataaaatttttgttcaaattgttctaaaatgtagaaaaatttgcaattttttttaggtacttGATATccctcttgaaaattttcaaaattattaagaagGAATGCTCCAatccaaaacattttcgaCAGTTGTAATaaccttattttttatttatttttttttttaatttttatcagccaagatttttttcaaattctaacTAACATCACAAAAAGCTGCATTTTCCTTGCTTcctgacttaaaaattaaaaaaattattacctaatcggaaatatatttttaatcggaaaaaaaaattattgaaatttaaataagataaaaaaaaattaaaaaaaaaacttcgaaatcttcgaaaattaaaaaaaaacacaattgtAAAAAACTATCGATTTACggctaaaaactaaatttagtcgttacttttaagaataaattgcaatttataAAACGCAATTTCCCCAATTAAAACAACAACTGCAGCACACATTAAATTACAGTACATGGCAAAAATGTTGCTTAACATCTCCAACGTCATCGGAGTCGGATGCGTTTTCATGACAACACCTTCCAGCTGCATCTTTCTCATTGCTTGTATTTTTCTCCGAAGGGTCAAGTGCTCCACATCGATTGTACCTTTCTTTTGCAACCCAACTTCCAATgttcttttgaatatttcatcCAAAATCTCAAGAAACGGCGAGTGAATTGGCACATGAAACGCATTAAtagtcttaaaaattgaatgtttcATTATGTGAATGGCATTATCTCCTGTTTCTCGGTCGACAAACTGCAGTAACATAGCTTTATATCTCATTATGACCACTCCGACattcgtttttaatttatctgtTGCCAAATCTTCGAGTAATTCTGCATTTGTTCGATTGACATTCAAAATCACCATGTCTCGGAGTTTTTGATGGTGAACGTCAGACTCGTTTGTATATGCTTTTATGATTCTATAGAACTCGTCGTACGCATAAAGAGTCACATTACTTTGCGCAAGTTGCTTAACGGTGTTAATTTCCGTTTCTTTGACTTCCACATTGAGATCCATGAAAATGGTCGCTTGAAACATCGATGATATCGTTATGTTGTAGAACAAAGTGGTCGCTATCAGGAGACGAAATGAcgtttgcaaatattttcgtaaattGCGTGAGACTCCCAGAGCGATTCCCATtgtttccaataaaattttcaaaaaatcaacatcgAGCTCAAAGATTCTCGAgatgaaataaaatgcaaaagttACGAAAATcacggaaaaataaattaaaattgttgttgaATCATCTGCAAACCCATAGAGAAAGTCAATCAAATAAACTTCTTTTGTCGCCCGAAATGCTGCTGTAATGCTCGAAAGTCCTACGTAATCCAAAGGATAAACATTTAGTAAATTGGTTAAATTTATCGGTAATGCCCAGGCAACCAAATCAACTTTGCGACCTAAAATCAGGGCATCTATCTGAAGAAGCATCGATCTTTGCGTTTCTTCGTTTAtcggaaaatttatatattccATTTGAGCGTTTAAGCTTTTTCCGAAGGCTTCTACCGATACACCATCAATCCCACCAATTCTCGcaatttttccatcttttttaaattcaactgGGGCATAAGATGCGAACCATGGACTAACAACTGCTCTGAACTTGTATCCATGCAAATTCCGTACCCGACAATTAATTGAACGAATACTTTGATGAACCGAAACCTCATCCACGATCGAGTCTTTGTGCCATTTAACAGCAAAAGGATTGTAATACTCCACAATAAAGTCACCAGAAACGACCACCAAatgtaaaagttgaaatttttcccatgcaactttcaatatttcacgattaaaatttttatcagtgaAAATCATCAAAGGTCCTCGTGCTGAATGGTAAGTTACTAGCAGCAAAAAATCCTCGTCCAAATTTTCCGTTGCCGTGAAAAATCcaaagttttctttaaatgttGTAAATTTGAAGACGTTGTTAGTTAACGTATTTTTTTGCGACAAAAGAACTTTTAAAGGCCAATTACAGCCGAAATTATTCCACTCGAACACTTTTACCGCCTTTTGATGCTCATAAAATCGGTCGATGAAGATTTTGaatagattttcatttttaatttcgcaTTCAGAGACGTTAATTTTGAATGCGAAActtggaattaaattaaaaattagaaaaattagtgaaattttaacaattatcaTGTTCTTGCTTCTTTCACGATCTAACCTTGAAtgaatttgaatcaaaaggTTACGAATTGTCGTCATTATGAAATATTGTATCATTAATCATATCGTggaaaaataatcatcattacTTTGATTAGAACTCAACaccaaaaaaagacaaatactTCTCGTTCCAGTCAGTCGCATGCCCTTTCCATCACCCATCATCGTCGTTACACATGAAAAAGCGTatcgaattttattgaaacatttGACGATATAAATTACAGCCACTTACAACACTTTTAGTATTATTTTAACGCACTCAATATTAAATATGTtgttttttccaaataaataaatattttttttttgcctttttttttactttcatgaTCAGggatcgaaaaaatatttaaaaaatttttttttcataaacgtgaatttatgaatttaataattttgaatcttCTTTagaacattaaataattttaagaaagtaatttataaaaaataaatatttttaacatatttcaataagattttttgagcaaatttttctatttaattttttttactatatttttaaaatttgtatataaattttacaaaaaattgtaagaatttaaaatatgaattaaattttgaaaatataagttcaatgatttttgaaaaaatatttttggagaagaaaattcttgtaaaaatattattttcaatacaaaagtttaaaaaaatattttttttataaactcttgaaaaattatgaaaatagaccaaaaaaccataatttttgatgaaattttcaatttttttttttattttgtcccattggattttccatttttaaaatggggtATGAgacagaaatttcaaaaaaaatttggatcggcctaaattaaataaataaaaatacttaatgaATACTTAATGCTCTTCAGAGATGTCATGGACGTTCGTGTCATCCAAGCCACATGTGGTGAGGTACGAATGCTCAGACCAGGACGCATTCTACTGGCTGTGCGACGTCCTCGGTACAAATATGGAAGGAAAACCGGACGTGCCCTTCACCTTTGGAGACGAAAATCAGCACCCGAAGATGTACGAGATGTACCAACTTGACACGGGCGCATGGAGGATTCATGAGGCTTCAACAGCGAATGGCCGAAAAGGGGTCAATATTCGCATGAGATTCTGCGACGATTGAACTTCAGAGCCCGCTACGGTTCATACTTGGCAACCTTTGAGGATATCAAGCCTAACCGTGGTGGAAGAAGACTATAGATCGAATGGTTATCCCCAGACGACTGAGAAGTCTTGCAGATCAACTTGCATAGAAGTGCAATtgcttttattgttttattatgaaaattacctattagaaaattattaacaaattattattttgaaaattaggcaagtacaatttcaaaaaatatttcacattattttgaacCTTAAAAAGTAAGGAGGTGGgagtaataaataatgataatggaaaacaatgattttaatgatttttccatctatatctaactatttttaaagagttttaatattcaattgtgtgctttaaagacattttaaatcttttattttaacatttggacaattttggaaacaaaaaaattttttaaaatttaaaaaaacattttaacgacttttttgaaatgtaaaattttttggcaaattccaaattataaatttttttaattttttttctgtgaaaattagtctaaccctttgaaaaattgcaaaatataacaaaatttaaatatttcaaccaatttttgatatttttttgtcatttttcgtatgttttgaaggtaaaaatatttcaaaaccattatcattattccatTATTCCCTCCTTAgattttcggaaaaagttaGGAGGGAGgacatgtgaaacattttttggaattgtacttgccttaatagaaaaattatttaaaaattttttctgcccttctttttcctataaaaaattacaaatagttcgaaataaatttgaaatgttaatgtttgttgattttatcaataatgttagttaaatttcactaaaaaaaatattctccaaaattaacatttttttttttgatccctgttcataaatttttaacattattatgaTACAAAGTATTTAAAGTAGCTCTTGTAATACGATCCCGACACATGTTTTAGAATGAGCCGCAACATAAACAGttcaaaaaaactgaaatactTTCAGATGTTCGAGATTCGGTCCGAAAAGCAAAAACACGCCCCATCAATATGCATTTGTAACAAATTCGTTTTTAATGTGAAACTTGTGTCACTCACAGGAAATATTAccgaaaaattacatttttttggccAGTATCCTTTTTTAAGTGCTGTAACGGAAGTTCACGCATTAacatttacatgaaaattctTCCGGCGAATGAAGTTTGGTCAGTATTATTATCGTACGTTGCCCATGTTCACTTgcttatcaaattaaattcacaCAAAGAAAGATACATGAACagctgtttgtttgttatcgCAATACTTTTATATGCAACGATTGTGTGATTCAGCGTTAGTTGTCATTCGACATTCATTCATTcgatttgttttgattttttttttaaatttttttatgaacttatgTAAACACTTTCTTCGGCTAGTTGCCGTTTTTGGAGTTGTCGGTGTAATTTTTACTGTAGcaggtaattaattaaatttttttcaatcaaatgatttaatttttatttttttttagcttctcCATGTCATTTGAGACCCTTCAAAGCCGGTCTGGTTTGTGTCTGCAACTCAACTTACTGTGACACTCTCGAATTTAACGCGCCTCGCAAAAATGGGAGCTTCGTACTTGTTTCTACGAGTGAACAAGGCTTGAGATTCCAgaaaaaagaaggaattttCGCCACGGAAACCGTCGTTGTCCATGATATCAAACAAAAACGCAGGCAACGTTCTAGTCCGAATGTCATCGACTCTCGATCGCTGATAAAATGGCTCATGGACCGATATACGAGCAATTCACAACCAACGACAAGAGCATCCGATACGGTTACCGTTAAAATTGATCACTCGATAAAGTACCAACGGATTGTCGGTTTTGGTGGGGCACTAACGGGATCTGTGGCACATTTGTTGAATAACATGAGCCCAGAATTAAGAGACAAGGTGTTGGAGTCATATTTCTCAAAGGACACGGGAATCGGTTATTCGATGGTCAGAACGAGCATTGGAGGATGTGATTTCGATTTAAAGCCTTGGGCTTATAATGAACTGCCGGAACATGATGCAAAATTATCCAATTTCACAGAATTAGATGCTAGAGATTTGCTGAAAGTGAagattttagagaaaataaacgaaattgCGAAAGAAGAAGTGAAAATCATGGCAGCTGCATGGTCACCACCAAAATGGATGAAGTAAGTTttggttttaataatttttttttatcaatgaaaaattcatgtaaaattaagattttcaatacaaatattcttaaaaattgattttttttttaaattttgggaaatttccttaaaatttataaaaaaagaccaaaaaactgttaattttgatgatattttcaacttttgtttttattttgccccattggatttttgatttttgaaatggGCATGgaacaaaaagtgcaaaaataatttggagcggctttaaagaaatttttaaaaatttatttttggataattttttttatatttttttttttttcaaaatttttcactagaagtgttctaaaaattatatttgattaaaaaaattttttaaacgtgtcatttaaggccgctccaaatgaaaatcaaaaataaagtctaaaatttttaaaaataaaatgggggggcaaaaaaaaaatttttcaaatttttttttttaatattaatttttaagatacttttttcatacaaaatgacaaaattttatgaatttttgatcgttgatcaatttttgttgttttttattaatcttcttaaaacttttttaaaaattgacagttatttttataatttttttttgtttaaaaataatttaacttaaatatattttataaatttcaaaattatcaaaaattatgaaaataccaaaaaacaatgatcaaaaattttttgaattttgtcattGGATTATTGAAAAAGGggcattttaaaactttatttttgattttcgtttggagcggccttatataaaaataaaaaaaaaactttaaaataaattttgagcggCCTAAAATCTCTTTCAGGACAAATAATGAATGGACAGGAGCAAGTGCTTTATTCTCGGAGTATTACGGGACATGGGCAGATTATCACATCAAATTTTTGGAGCTCATGAAACAACAAAATGTCTCCGTTTGGGCCATCAGTACAGGAAATGAACCGATGAACGGTGCCGTATTTTGGATGGTTGTGAAGTTCATGAGTCTCGGATGGGCTCCGAAAGAGCAAGGAATCTGGGTAGCCAAACATTTGGGcccaaaattaaaagaaaaatttccaaatgttCTGCTTTTTGCGGGAGACGATCAACGATACACTTTTCCACGATGGTTTAACGATGTAACTCATTTTTTCTcctataattttcaattaattcaaaaaacagTTAAAGCAAGttcgaaatttcaaaatgatttttaaaaaatatttatttttagatgaaagaAGGTAATCCAGACTCCATGAAATACATTGACGGCCTCGCCGTTCACTGGTATTGGGATATGTTTATTCCACCGGGATCGACTATCGGCAAAACCAAGAAGTTGTATCCGGAAAAACTCATTATCAACACTGAATCTTGCCTGGGTGACAAGCCATGGGATCATCATGGACCGGTTTTGGGCTCTTGGGGACGCGCCATGGAATATATTACTCCAATAATGCAGGATTTACGGTACAACGTTAATGGATGGACTGATTGGAATTTGATTTTGGACGAACAAGGAGGACCAAATTACGCAAAAAATTACGTAGAAGCACCAATGGTcaaaaataatagtaattttttgtctaaaaattttaattgaagactttactgataaaattttttaattttagcaattgatgAAATCTATAAACAACCAATTTTCTATGTTTTGGGACATTTTTCGCGATTTATTGTTCCTGGTTCAGTTCGTGTGCAGAGTACCAGTTCAGACAAAAGTTTGCTGGTATTAGCATTTGAGAGACCAGACGGATTAACGtcagtaattttatataattcgtaagttttccaagtttttctttgaattaaacACTAAATTAATGTAATTACAGTCACAAATTACCAGTAACAGTCAAATTGGAAGATAATAAGAACCGAAATCAGGAATTCTTTTTACCACCACATTCGATTCATAGTTTATTATATGCATAATTAGCATAGAAAAGcattaattaacaataaattaaataattttgttacctTTTTGATAAAGTCCTATAAAAATGAGGAacattcaatgaattttcttcaatattccTGCAACTTAGTTACTTTCAAGATGTTTTtgtgcttaaaaattatcataattctTTCATTAGCTTCAAAAATAATCGCTCAAGTAAACTTTTTGGATCGGTATGTACGAAATGAGGTAAATTTCATTACGGCACAAAACTACGAAACGATGATGattgttgttaaaaagtttttcaaggtattaaaaatgcatatttCAAGTCTGGTTTCCTGGTCGAAAGTacttaaagtcaaaatttcaaaaatattctaaagtttataagtcaaaattaagttgatttttggcTCAAAAGTGAAAAGTAAAAGCTGAttgagttattttattttttcttaaatagaattttaagaaaaattaaattaaggccgctccaaatttttttctatgtttttgtcccctgcatTTCAaatgccgaaaatccaatggggcgaaataaaaaaaaagttaaaagtttcatcaaaattcacaattttttggtctttttccttattttttcaagagattttcaaaaatttttaaaatattttcaattttcaagaatttttgtattgaaaaacgaaatttaacatgaaaaattcattctcaaaaatatttgcaaaaaaatatttttcaaattttttgacagtttttttatgaaatttttttgtttaaatttttaccttgaagTACTCTGAGATTGATTTTAAAGTACCAAATCTTAACGtaaataccataaaaacaactattctttaatgaccaaaaatttttttaaattttgtatgaaaaagtatttcaaaactttttttttattttgcccccccattttgaaaaaaatcttttgggacaaaaacatcggaaaaaatttgcaacggcctaaagaaatttttaatttattggaaacattttttaatgaaaattttcataaaaaattgttttttcataaaaattttttttttcctaaggcaaaaaaaaaatacaaggccaaaaaaacttttaagtcaaaagttgaaaaaatttgacttaagcttaagtaaaagtcaaattCGACCTAAGTCAAATCAATTGACTTAAttcagaaaacttttaaaattttttttgacaaaaatttgagcaaaaatcttcaaaaattcaaaaggtaGTAGCAGCACTAcaaaaacttatgacttaaacttaagcttaagtttaaatttaaaaaaatttgaccttt is part of the Culicoides brevitarsis isolate CSIRO-B50_1 chromosome 3, AGI_CSIRO_Cbre_v1, whole genome shotgun sequence genome and harbors:
- the LOC134834476 gene encoding lysosomal acid glucosylceramidase, encoding MNLCKHFLRLVAVFGVVGVIFTVAASPCHLRPFKAGLVCVCNSTYCDTLEFNAPRKNGSFVLVSTSEQGLRFQKKEGIFATETVVVHDIKQKRRQRSSPNVIDSRSLIKWLMDRYTSNSQPTTRASDTVTVKIDHSIKYQRIVGFGGALTGSVAHLLNNMSPELRDKVLESYFSKDTGIGYSMVRTSIGGCDFDLKPWAYNELPEHDAKLSNFTELDARDLLKVKILEKINEIAKEEVKIMAAAWSPPKWMKTNNEWTGASALFSEYYGTWADYHIKFLELMKQQNVSVWAISTGNEPMNGAVFWMVVKFMSLGWAPKEQGIWVAKHLGPKLKEKFPNVLLFAGDDQRYTFPRWFNDMKEGNPDSMKYIDGLAVHWYWDMFIPPGSTIGKTKKLYPEKLIINTESCLGDKPWDHHGPVLGSWGRAMEYITPIMQDLRYNVNGWTDWNLILDEQGGPNYAKNYVEAPMVKNNTIDEIYKQPIFYVLGHFSRFIVPGSVRVQSTSSDKSLLVLAFERPDGLTSVILYNSHKLPVTVKLEDNKNRNQEFFLPPHSIHSLLYA